One Coturnix japonica isolate 7356 chromosome 20, Coturnix japonica 2.1, whole genome shotgun sequence genomic window carries:
- the RIPOR3 gene encoding RIPOR family member 3 isoform X2: MSFKSPRAYSSLQKGAVIWDPKPLQVKKIFEALKKGLNEYLKAHQAELDYLSDRHKDTKRNSRLAFYYDLDKQIRSVERYIRKLEFHISKVEELYEAYCIQCRLRDGATNMKHAFSLSPSTKASRESLVELYKNFQECTEDMCFIEGALEVHLGEFHLKMKGLVGFARLCPGDQYEVFVRLGRQKWRLKGKIETDDSQTWDEEEKIFIPNLHEQFEIKVTELRGLATVLVGVVTCDSINFFTTKPQAIIVDITELGTIKLQLEVLWNPFDAENLFLSPGTTAKFSVGSRKSSLYNWTPPNTPSFREKYYPSVLQQRQNQGDVSGEAQPPSILSYLAACDFGVHERSKHHSPAETSEGDSFSSEDQRVTESSITAPALDNRTLPLVIIQETCAEEQHPLPDHATLDILKKTLCVDTFPSSPSSFLSRGKGGRSLNQTRSRHLTEQESNSQKSLNAANDAKLDGCTKSIDRTLQEVLNLLKFHDVGQTQLEKLEYQVLTLRDKLKLRTLHHKHSSMESLMVETVLESFNFLNADCSADEVSLFGSIRTASISTYNDNTFQSLSCDMKTETRDVTTGDDRLDVLLITHLKLCKALLQKLRSPNVAQIIQENVLEEVSEQLRVLGDVLDMSVEEIIQKSKKKKHYLKIWSDVADPGGILFASAERFCQVLKYMLALKMKEKYPGQLETVLQRLLEQIVTCDGLLPSVYLQTEPVTLFQFYSYLEKHQVTSLEKHVGRLAKEVMLIEELQCPGRLKTLKKLKGKRLNRLQPLPQSLRLLGILQLDDNHRVSRAATSCLSRAAANKNFREKALLFYTDVLVGSDARLQQAACLALKNLRGIESIEQVAHLCQSETEDVRNAAREATLSFGEKGRQAFEKMDRICCELRDAVQQEAEIEITVF, from the exons ATGTCATTTAAATCCCCCAGGGCTTATTCTTCATTGCAGAAAGGGGCAGTCATCTGGGATCCAAAACCACTGCAGGTGAAGAAAATTTTTGAAGCTTTGAAGAAAGGACTTAA tgAGTACCTCAAAGCACATCAGGCTGAACTGGATTATCTCTCTGATCGACACAAAGATACAAAAAGGAACTCCAGATTG GCCTTCTACTATGACCTTGATAAG CAAATTCGCTCTGTGGAGAGATACATTAGAAAACTGGAGTTCCACATAAGCAAA GTAGAAGAACTCTATGAAGCTTATTGTATCCAGTGCAGACTGCGAGATGGGGCCACTAATATGAAACATGCCTTTTCCTTGTCTCCTTCCACCAAAGCCTCCAGGGAGAGCCTGGTGGAGCTCTATAAGAACTTTCAAGAGTGTACAGAG GACATGTGCTTCATAGAAGGGGCGTTAGAGGTCCATTTAGGAGAGTTTCACTTGAAGATGAAAG gcTTGGTGGGATTTGCACGTCTCTGCCCAGGTGACCAGTATGAG GTTTTTGTGCGACTGGGGCGCCAAAAATGGAGGTTGAAAGGCAAGATTGAGACTGATGACAGCCAAACGTgggatgaagaagaaaagatcttTATACCCAATCTCCATGAGCAATTTGAAATCAAG GTGACAGAACTGCGAGGACTGGCCACAGTTCTAGTTGGTGTTGTGACATGTGACAGCATAAACTTCTTTACAACCAAGCCTCAAGCAATCATTGTGGATATAACTGAACTGGGCACTATCAAGCTACAGCTGGAAGTCCTCTGGAA CCCCTTTGATGCAGAGAACCTGTTCTTGTCACCTGGAACTACCGCCAAGTTTTCTGTGGGTAGCAGGAAGAGCTCTTTATACAACTGGACCCCACCTAATACTCCCAGCTTCAGAGAGAAATACTACCCA TCTGTTTTGCAACAAAGACAGAACCAAGGGGATGTAAGTGGTGAAGCTCAGCCTCCCAGCATATTAAGTTACTTGGCTGCCTGTGATTTTGGTGTACACGAGAGGAGTAAACATCACAGTCCTGCAGAGACAAGTGAAGGAGACTCATTCAGCTCTGAGGATCAGAGAGTGACAGAGTCCAGCATTACAGCTCCAGCTCTAGACAATAGGACGTTGCCATTGGTGATTATTCAAGAGACTTGTGCAGAAGAGCAGCATCCTCTTCCAGACCATGCAACTCTAGATATTCTGAAGAAGACTCTGTGTGTGGACACATTTCCAAGTAGCCCATCTAGTTTTCTGAGTCGTGGAAAAGGCGGTAGAAGTTTAAACCAGACCAGAAGTCGCCATCTGACAGAACAAGAAAGCAATAGCCAGAAAAGCTTGAACGCTGCAAATGATGCAAAACTGGATGGATGTACAAAGTCAATTGACAGGACTCTCCAAGAAGTGTTAAATTTGCTAAAATTCCATGATGTTGGTCAAACCCAGCTGGAGAAATTGGAATACCAAGTTTTAACTCTGAGGGATAAATTAAAG CTAAGGACACTTCATCACAAACATTCATCTATGGAAAGTTTAATGGTGGAGACAGTGCTGGAaagttttaactttttaaatgcTGACTGTAGCGCTGATGAAGTTTCATTATTTGGAAGCATAAGAACAGCCAGTATCAG CACGTACAATGACAACACATTTCAGTCCCTGAGCTGtgatatgaaaacagaaacaagagatGTAACTACTGGTGATGACAGATTAGATGTACTTTTAATAACTCATCTGAAGCTGTGCAAAGCACTTTTGCAG AAACTGAGGTCACCAAATGTAGCCCAGATTAtccaagaaaatgttttggaagAAGTGTCAGAGCAGTTGCGAGTCCTGGGGGATGTCTTGGATATGTCTGTTGAAGAAA TTATTCAGAAGAGTAAAAAGAAGAAGCACTATCTAAAAATCTGGAGTGATGTTGCAGACCCTGGCGGTATCCTGTTTGCTTCAGCAGAAAGATTCTGTCAAGTACTGAAGTACATGTTGGCGCTCAAGATGAAGGAAAAGTACCCTGGCCAATTAGAAACAG TTCTACAAAGATTGCTAGAGCAGATCGTCACCTGCGATGGCTTGCTGCCTTCTGTGTATCTCCAAACAGAACCAGTTACTTTATTCCAATTTTATAGCTACCTGGAGAAACACCAGGTTACCAGCCTGGAGAAACATGTAGGAAGACTTGCTAAAGAAG TGATGCTAATTGAAGAGCTGCAGTGCCCTGGACGGCTAAAGACCCTTAAAAAATTGAAAGGGAAGCGTCTGAATCGGCTCCAGCCCCTGCCGCAGTCTTTGCGGCTTCTTGGAATTTTACAGCTTGATGACAACCACCGCGTCAGCAGAGCAGCCACGTCCTGCCTGTCCCGtgcagcagcaaacaagaaCTTCAGGGAAAAG gCTCTCCTTTTttacactgatgttttagttgGCAGCGATGCAAGACTTCAGCAAGCTGCGTGTTTGGCCCTTAAAAATCTCAGA GGCATAGAGAGTATTGAGCAGGTTGCCCACCTGTGCCAGTCTGAAACAGAGGATGTAAGGAATGCAGCCAGGGAAGCAACGCTGTCCTTTG gTGAAAAGGGACGACAAGCCTTTGAGAAAATGGACAGGATTTGCTGTGAATTAAGGGACGCTGTGCAGCAGGAGGCTGAAATTGAGATCACAGTATTTTAG
- the RIPOR3 gene encoding RIPOR family member 3 isoform X1, which translates to MSVKLTFVSSGDGGGISRSCSFTGFSTVQSRKLAKSLSRSSVRSRMSFKSPRAYSSLQKGAVIWDPKPLQVKKIFEALKKGLNEYLKAHQAELDYLSDRHKDTKRNSRLAFYYDLDKQIRSVERYIRKLEFHISKVEELYEAYCIQCRLRDGATNMKHAFSLSPSTKASRESLVELYKNFQECTEDMCFIEGALEVHLGEFHLKMKGLVGFARLCPGDQYEVFVRLGRQKWRLKGKIETDDSQTWDEEEKIFIPNLHEQFEIKVTELRGLATVLVGVVTCDSINFFTTKPQAIIVDITELGTIKLQLEVLWNPFDAENLFLSPGTTAKFSVGSRKSSLYNWTPPNTPSFREKYYPSVLQQRQNQGDVSGEAQPPSILSYLAACDFGVHERSKHHSPAETSEGDSFSSEDQRVTESSITAPALDNRTLPLVIIQETCAEEQHPLPDHATLDILKKTLCVDTFPSSPSSFLSRGKGGRSLNQTRSRHLTEQESNSQKSLNAANDAKLDGCTKSIDRTLQEVLNLLKFHDVGQTQLEKLEYQVLTLRDKLKLRTLHHKHSSMESLMVETVLESFNFLNADCSADEVSLFGSIRTASISTYNDNTFQSLSCDMKTETRDVTTGDDRLDVLLITHLKLCKALLQKLRSPNVAQIIQENVLEEVSEQLRVLGDVLDMSVEEIIQKSKKKKHYLKIWSDVADPGGILFASAERFCQVLKYMLALKMKEKYPGQLETVLQRLLEQIVTCDGLLPSVYLQTEPVTLFQFYSYLEKHQVTSLEKHVGRLAKEVMLIEELQCPGRLKTLKKLKGKRLNRLQPLPQSLRLLGILQLDDNHRVSRAATSCLSRAAANKNFREKALLFYTDVLVGSDARLQQAACLALKNLRGIESIEQVAHLCQSETEDVRNAAREATLSFGEKGRQAFEKMDRICCELRDAVQQEAEIEITVF; encoded by the exons ATGTCGGTCAAACTCACATTCGTCTCTTCTGGTGATGGAGGTGGTATCAGTAGGAGTTGTTCCTTCACTGGATTCAGCactgtgcaaagcagaaagtTAGC aaagTCTCTCAGCAGAAGCTCAGTGAGATCAAGAATGTCATTTAAATCCCCCAGGGCTTATTCTTCATTGCAGAAAGGGGCAGTCATCTGGGATCCAAAACCACTGCAGGTGAAGAAAATTTTTGAAGCTTTGAAGAAAGGACTTAA tgAGTACCTCAAAGCACATCAGGCTGAACTGGATTATCTCTCTGATCGACACAAAGATACAAAAAGGAACTCCAGATTG GCCTTCTACTATGACCTTGATAAG CAAATTCGCTCTGTGGAGAGATACATTAGAAAACTGGAGTTCCACATAAGCAAA GTAGAAGAACTCTATGAAGCTTATTGTATCCAGTGCAGACTGCGAGATGGGGCCACTAATATGAAACATGCCTTTTCCTTGTCTCCTTCCACCAAAGCCTCCAGGGAGAGCCTGGTGGAGCTCTATAAGAACTTTCAAGAGTGTACAGAG GACATGTGCTTCATAGAAGGGGCGTTAGAGGTCCATTTAGGAGAGTTTCACTTGAAGATGAAAG gcTTGGTGGGATTTGCACGTCTCTGCCCAGGTGACCAGTATGAG GTTTTTGTGCGACTGGGGCGCCAAAAATGGAGGTTGAAAGGCAAGATTGAGACTGATGACAGCCAAACGTgggatgaagaagaaaagatcttTATACCCAATCTCCATGAGCAATTTGAAATCAAG GTGACAGAACTGCGAGGACTGGCCACAGTTCTAGTTGGTGTTGTGACATGTGACAGCATAAACTTCTTTACAACCAAGCCTCAAGCAATCATTGTGGATATAACTGAACTGGGCACTATCAAGCTACAGCTGGAAGTCCTCTGGAA CCCCTTTGATGCAGAGAACCTGTTCTTGTCACCTGGAACTACCGCCAAGTTTTCTGTGGGTAGCAGGAAGAGCTCTTTATACAACTGGACCCCACCTAATACTCCCAGCTTCAGAGAGAAATACTACCCA TCTGTTTTGCAACAAAGACAGAACCAAGGGGATGTAAGTGGTGAAGCTCAGCCTCCCAGCATATTAAGTTACTTGGCTGCCTGTGATTTTGGTGTACACGAGAGGAGTAAACATCACAGTCCTGCAGAGACAAGTGAAGGAGACTCATTCAGCTCTGAGGATCAGAGAGTGACAGAGTCCAGCATTACAGCTCCAGCTCTAGACAATAGGACGTTGCCATTGGTGATTATTCAAGAGACTTGTGCAGAAGAGCAGCATCCTCTTCCAGACCATGCAACTCTAGATATTCTGAAGAAGACTCTGTGTGTGGACACATTTCCAAGTAGCCCATCTAGTTTTCTGAGTCGTGGAAAAGGCGGTAGAAGTTTAAACCAGACCAGAAGTCGCCATCTGACAGAACAAGAAAGCAATAGCCAGAAAAGCTTGAACGCTGCAAATGATGCAAAACTGGATGGATGTACAAAGTCAATTGACAGGACTCTCCAAGAAGTGTTAAATTTGCTAAAATTCCATGATGTTGGTCAAACCCAGCTGGAGAAATTGGAATACCAAGTTTTAACTCTGAGGGATAAATTAAAG CTAAGGACACTTCATCACAAACATTCATCTATGGAAAGTTTAATGGTGGAGACAGTGCTGGAaagttttaactttttaaatgcTGACTGTAGCGCTGATGAAGTTTCATTATTTGGAAGCATAAGAACAGCCAGTATCAG CACGTACAATGACAACACATTTCAGTCCCTGAGCTGtgatatgaaaacagaaacaagagatGTAACTACTGGTGATGACAGATTAGATGTACTTTTAATAACTCATCTGAAGCTGTGCAAAGCACTTTTGCAG AAACTGAGGTCACCAAATGTAGCCCAGATTAtccaagaaaatgttttggaagAAGTGTCAGAGCAGTTGCGAGTCCTGGGGGATGTCTTGGATATGTCTGTTGAAGAAA TTATTCAGAAGAGTAAAAAGAAGAAGCACTATCTAAAAATCTGGAGTGATGTTGCAGACCCTGGCGGTATCCTGTTTGCTTCAGCAGAAAGATTCTGTCAAGTACTGAAGTACATGTTGGCGCTCAAGATGAAGGAAAAGTACCCTGGCCAATTAGAAACAG TTCTACAAAGATTGCTAGAGCAGATCGTCACCTGCGATGGCTTGCTGCCTTCTGTGTATCTCCAAACAGAACCAGTTACTTTATTCCAATTTTATAGCTACCTGGAGAAACACCAGGTTACCAGCCTGGAGAAACATGTAGGAAGACTTGCTAAAGAAG TGATGCTAATTGAAGAGCTGCAGTGCCCTGGACGGCTAAAGACCCTTAAAAAATTGAAAGGGAAGCGTCTGAATCGGCTCCAGCCCCTGCCGCAGTCTTTGCGGCTTCTTGGAATTTTACAGCTTGATGACAACCACCGCGTCAGCAGAGCAGCCACGTCCTGCCTGTCCCGtgcagcagcaaacaagaaCTTCAGGGAAAAG gCTCTCCTTTTttacactgatgttttagttgGCAGCGATGCAAGACTTCAGCAAGCTGCGTGTTTGGCCCTTAAAAATCTCAGA GGCATAGAGAGTATTGAGCAGGTTGCCCACCTGTGCCAGTCTGAAACAGAGGATGTAAGGAATGCAGCCAGGGAAGCAACGCTGTCCTTTG gTGAAAAGGGACGACAAGCCTTTGAGAAAATGGACAGGATTTGCTGTGAATTAAGGGACGCTGTGCAGCAGGAGGCTGAAATTGAGATCACAGTATTTTAG